Proteins from a genomic interval of Salinarchaeum sp. Harcht-Bsk1:
- a CDS encoding TrmB family transcriptional regulator — MRTEDERIELLQSLDLKEYEATALAHLLSAGRTTAPDVAEATGIPKARVYDVLASLGEQGYVKVIPGRPKEYQPKSPEAVLERAKENRRQAYEDYVGEVESLREDVLETFGPLFEQADEDVTPTAELFHVVDVGEPSETETRRLYNVAEETVYVITNSFAYFDAVEPAVRDALDRGVAVSVLLLDPAHLPEEKAEVQSAIVERISAEYPGVEYRFSEERLPWRGTFVDPGGDYESGQAIFLTEEPDVPNHRRQAAITENGSFVAGMKRYFDLVWEYESRDDVSRSG; from the coding sequence ATGAGGACCGAGGACGAGCGAATCGAACTCCTGCAGTCCCTCGACCTGAAGGAGTACGAGGCCACGGCGCTCGCGCACCTCCTGTCGGCGGGCCGGACCACCGCGCCCGACGTCGCCGAGGCGACCGGTATTCCGAAGGCCCGAGTCTACGACGTACTCGCGTCGCTGGGGGAGCAGGGGTACGTCAAGGTGATTCCGGGCCGTCCGAAGGAGTACCAGCCCAAATCGCCCGAGGCGGTACTGGAGCGGGCAAAGGAGAACCGCCGGCAGGCCTACGAGGACTACGTCGGCGAGGTGGAGTCGCTGCGGGAGGACGTTCTCGAGACGTTCGGGCCGCTCTTCGAGCAGGCCGACGAGGACGTGACGCCGACGGCGGAGCTGTTCCACGTCGTCGACGTCGGGGAGCCGAGCGAGACGGAAACGCGGAGATTGTACAACGTCGCAGAGGAGACGGTCTACGTGATCACGAACAGCTTCGCGTACTTCGACGCAGTGGAGCCGGCGGTGCGGGATGCGCTGGATCGTGGGGTAGCGGTGTCGGTGCTGTTGCTGGATCCGGCGCATCTGCCAGAGGAGAAGGCCGAGGTGCAGTCAGCGATCGTCGAGCGGATTTCGGCGGAGTATCCCGGAGTGGAGTATCGATTCAGTGAGGAGCGATTACCCTGGCGGGGGACGTTCGTCGATCCGGGAGGGGACTACGAGAGCGGACAGGCGATTTTCCTGACCGAGGAGCCCGACGTGCCCAATCACCGGCGGCAGGCGGCGATTACGGAGAACGGATCGTTCGTGGCGGGGATGAAGCGGTACTTCGATCTGGTGTGGGAGTATGAAAGCAGGGATGACGTGTCGAGATCGGGCTAA
- a CDS encoding glycosyltransferase: MNLLVAATVGMLAVAAVPYVLYLGFYALIRPSGSPANKEAQEPTLSIVLPTFNEERIVEGKLERICSLDYPMDKVEVVVVDASDDETPDRIRDFFANRESPELTLIEEETRRGLALALNDAYAAASNEVVVKTDCDSEVADGALREAVANLADPHVAAVTGRNAEVLGGSDVESGYRGVQSYIQTLESHLDSTLIFHGPFSAFENDAIVPIDEDSIADDTELALKIRRGGQRVLFDPAIRYREAAHSAFRKRRKQKDRRAMGLLRLLVRNRDALGRYGRYGRVVLPFNWWFMIVSPWLLAATLLTGTVAGVSVFGPAGLVLPLAVGGFVFAGSRDMLGPLQALYAVFDTQVSLLRAAIKLLAGKGSAVWEIDSELREAYE, translated from the coding sequence ATGAACCTCCTGGTGGCCGCGACAGTCGGTATGCTCGCTGTCGCTGCAGTGCCCTACGTGCTCTATCTTGGATTCTATGCCCTGATTCGGCCATCGGGCTCACCTGCGAATAAAGAGGCCCAGGAGCCGACGTTGAGCATCGTCCTGCCGACGTTCAACGAAGAGCGAATCGTCGAAGGCAAACTAGAGCGGATCTGCTCGCTCGACTATCCGATGGATAAGGTAGAGGTTGTGGTCGTCGACGCCAGCGATGACGAGACACCGGATCGAATTCGTGATTTTTTCGCGAACAGGGAGTCACCCGAATTGACCCTGATTGAGGAAGAGACCCGTCGGGGTCTCGCCCTGGCGCTCAACGACGCGTACGCCGCCGCGAGCAACGAAGTAGTCGTCAAAACAGACTGTGATTCGGAAGTAGCCGATGGCGCTCTTCGGGAGGCCGTCGCCAATCTCGCCGACCCCCATGTCGCTGCTGTGACCGGTCGAAACGCAGAGGTGCTAGGTGGTAGCGACGTCGAGTCCGGGTATCGTGGCGTCCAATCGTACATCCAGACGCTCGAGTCACACCTTGATTCGACACTGATCTTTCACGGCCCCTTCTCCGCGTTCGAGAACGACGCAATCGTCCCGATCGACGAAGACTCGATCGCCGATGACACCGAGCTCGCGCTAAAGATTCGTCGTGGCGGCCAACGGGTACTGTTCGACCCCGCCATCCGGTACCGAGAGGCGGCACACTCGGCGTTTCGAAAGCGACGCAAGCAGAAGGACCGACGGGCGATGGGTCTACTTCGCTTGCTGGTCCGCAACCGGGACGCCCTGGGACGGTACGGACGGTACGGCCGCGTCGTGCTGCCATTTAACTGGTGGTTCATGATCGTCTCGCCGTGGCTCCTCGCGGCGACGCTGTTGACGGGAACAGTTGCAGGTGTGTCCGTCTTCGGTCCGGCGGGACTGGTCCTGCCGCTCGCAGTCGGTGGGTTCGTCTTCGCAGGATCGCGAGATATGCTCGGACCGCTTCAGGCACTGTACGCGGTGTTCGACACACAGGTGTCGCTCTTGCGCGCGGCAATCAAGCTCCTCGCCGGCAAGGGGAGTGCCGTCTGGGAGATCGACTCGGAACTCCGGGAGGCGTACGAGTGA
- a CDS encoding glycosyltransferase family 4 protein, whose amino-acid sequence MNILQVSPRYPPHTGGVEKQVQELSERLVDRGHEVTVVTADASDDVERRETRNGVIVRRHGSLTPEGAIHFAPGIRRAVQQRDANLVHAHNVHSLPLPIASFSANAPVIATAYYHGASSSRWRNALWVPYRPVARRALRHARTVTAVSEWERRTIRDDFGVDPEVIPIGLETAKFRNATPIDRDRPYLLTVSRLEEYKGVQHAIRALTELPEYDLLVAGDGPYRDDLKSIASEVGVADRVEFLGNLDHDVLPGYYAGAAAYCSFSEFESFGITVAEALASETPAVVLEATALADWTKRSDVVGVSNVDTEAVAGAIEDVIGRDAPSASIATWEDTADRYEDRYRATIESE is encoded by the coding sequence GTGAATATCCTGCAGGTCTCACCGCGGTACCCGCCACACACAGGTGGCGTCGAAAAGCAAGTTCAGGAGCTGAGCGAACGTCTGGTCGATCGCGGACACGAGGTGACGGTCGTGACCGCAGACGCGAGCGACGACGTCGAGAGGCGGGAGACCCGCAACGGCGTGATCGTTCGGCGCCACGGCTCGCTCACACCCGAGGGAGCGATTCACTTCGCGCCAGGAATTCGGCGCGCCGTCCAGCAGCGTGACGCAAATCTCGTCCACGCCCACAACGTCCACTCGCTCCCACTGCCGATCGCGTCCTTCAGTGCAAACGCCCCGGTCATAGCAACGGCGTACTATCACGGAGCGAGTTCGAGTCGGTGGCGAAACGCCCTCTGGGTTCCGTACCGTCCGGTTGCTCGCCGGGCGCTCCGTCATGCACGTACGGTGACTGCCGTTAGCGAGTGGGAGCGCCGAACGATTCGAGACGACTTCGGCGTCGATCCCGAGGTAATCCCGATCGGGCTCGAGACGGCCAAGTTCAGGAATGCAACGCCGATCGACCGCGACCGACCGTACCTCCTCACCGTATCCCGGCTGGAGGAGTACAAAGGGGTCCAGCACGCTATCAGAGCACTTACCGAGCTACCGGAGTACGACCTGCTCGTCGCTGGCGACGGCCCCTATCGGGACGACCTCAAGTCGATCGCGAGCGAGGTCGGCGTCGCCGACCGGGTGGAGTTCCTCGGCAATCTCGATCACGACGTTCTCCCCGGATACTACGCCGGTGCCGCTGCGTACTGCTCCTTCTCTGAGTTCGAGAGTTTCGGGATTACCGTCGCCGAAGCGCTGGCGAGCGAGACGCCGGCGGTTGTTCTCGAAGCGACCGCACTGGCCGACTGGACGAAGCGATCGGACGTCGTCGGAGTATCGAACGTGGACACGGAAGCCGTGGCAGGCGCCATCGAGGACGTGATCGGTCGGGATGCGCCCTCGGCGAGTATCGCGACCTGGGAGGACACCGCCGATCGATACGAGGACCGCTATCGAGCGACGATCGAGAGTGAGTAA
- a CDS encoding glycosyltransferase family 4 protein, which produces MRILYLTEEAISFRDAMVRGGAIHVRNVVEGLRERGHEVHLVDWNDAPERSFQHSIHPRTRFVDGPLRTARRAMQVARAEDVDVILSKTRKTYLPGLVAARRVGVPHVVHVGVLPEATRAGFVERLDTASLQARLRAPHDGYFVVCEAVAGVLRGLGVRNDRIYDIKNAVDTEVFSPDAVSEYPDWLENTVAGAGERFVVGYVGGLQVYKGIRDLMPAIRRSDDDVQIFIAGDGPQRGWLEAELKGRGSFLGSVPYDSMPAVYDAMDALVLPSYTEGLPRVVLEAQAMATPVIASRVGGVPEVVEDGETGFLYEPGDAVGLSDAIDQVASGEDLRRRIGQRGRANVVEKWSWVQLYDRYEKFLKQIVR; this is translated from the coding sequence ATGCGCATCCTCTACCTCACCGAAGAGGCCATATCCTTTCGCGACGCGATGGTGAGGGGAGGTGCAATCCACGTCCGAAACGTCGTTGAGGGGCTGCGAGAGCGTGGTCACGAGGTGCATCTCGTCGACTGGAACGACGCTCCTGAACGGTCGTTTCAGCATTCGATCCATCCACGAACGCGGTTCGTGGATGGACCCCTCCGGACGGCACGCAGGGCGATGCAAGTCGCACGGGCCGAAGACGTGGACGTGATACTCTCGAAGACCCGGAAGACGTACCTCCCGGGACTTGTCGCTGCCAGGCGGGTCGGTGTGCCCCACGTCGTGCACGTGGGCGTGTTGCCAGAGGCGACGCGAGCGGGGTTCGTCGAGCGACTCGATACTGCGTCGCTCCAGGCACGTCTGCGAGCACCGCACGACGGATATTTCGTCGTCTGCGAGGCCGTCGCTGGCGTCCTCCGTGGTCTGGGCGTCCGTAATGACCGCATCTACGACATCAAAAACGCCGTCGACACGGAGGTCTTCTCACCCGACGCGGTGTCGGAGTATCCCGACTGGCTCGAAAACACTGTTGCGGGCGCTGGCGAGAGATTCGTCGTCGGCTACGTCGGCGGTCTCCAAGTGTATAAAGGCATTCGGGACTTGATGCCGGCGATCAGGCGATCGGACGATGATGTACAGATATTCATCGCCGGCGACGGCCCACAACGCGGGTGGCTCGAAGCCGAACTCAAGGGGCGGGGATCGTTCCTTGGGTCCGTTCCGTACGATTCGATGCCGGCCGTCTACGACGCGATGGACGCTCTCGTGTTGCCTTCCTACACGGAGGGGCTCCCACGTGTGGTGCTCGAAGCGCAGGCGATGGCGACGCCGGTGATCGCATCCCGAGTTGGAGGAGTACCGGAGGTCGTGGAGGACGGTGAGACGGGCTTCCTCTACGAGCCGGGTGACGCTGTGGGACTCAGTGACGCCATTGACCAAGTCGCCTCGGGAGAGGATCTCCGGCGACGCATCGGGCAACGTGGCCGTGCGAACGTCGTTGAAAAGTGGTCGTGGGTTCAACTCTACGATCGATACGAGAAGTTTCTCAAACAGATCGTTAGATAG
- a CDS encoding flippase: MNEKQPTDDLNDVDENRIPGEAPASADTTKSSLTKDQAVRDVVKGAGVVYGGLVAQMALAFLAQRFAAVHLSISGFGGLTTGTALLNLGGIVAGLGLSSGLTRYLPRVEEEEKRPIVTYLFALTIPIGVGLAAVTVLYADFIAAEMFGDAGVAVSIQVFGAAIPFAAIMNLAIGGIRGQKISRFRVYVRNLLHPASRFALIIVAVFVGADQAGFAFAYAIPFVVGAAIASVLFERTLPEASDWDGGRERLSEIIRYSLPFTVSGLASFVYRSIDIFLLLYFVGSTAVGIYGVAYAMAQMMGMFSTAFNYLGTPVSSELESENRLDEAITVQRGVARWLAIASTTALIPMVLFADDLIRIIYRSGYSEGGLALAILAVGFALKNVLLTHGPLLEALGLSKLSAVNTTSAALVNFGLNLWLIPRYSFTGAAIATTISLFVLGLLPVIEIAYYSGSTAIGWNVIAPVVLAIPIGIIAFIVSSQIPATILWITIFGVGFAGCYGAAIIGILGFTPTEVMILHSIQDKYVSDNTIINKILQRFI, from the coding sequence ATGAATGAGAAACAACCAACCGACGACCTCAACGACGTGGACGAGAATCGGATCCCTGGCGAGGCGCCAGCTTCTGCGGATACGACCAAGTCCTCGCTCACGAAGGATCAGGCCGTCCGGGATGTCGTCAAGGGCGCTGGCGTGGTCTACGGCGGGCTGGTGGCGCAGATGGCGCTGGCCTTCCTCGCCCAGCGCTTCGCAGCGGTGCATCTTTCGATTAGCGGCTTCGGCGGACTCACAACAGGAACGGCGCTGTTGAACCTCGGCGGGATCGTCGCCGGCCTCGGGTTGTCCTCCGGACTGACGCGGTACCTTCCTCGTGTCGAAGAAGAGGAGAAGCGGCCGATCGTGACGTACCTGTTTGCACTCACGATCCCCATCGGCGTCGGCCTCGCCGCAGTTACGGTACTCTATGCAGACTTCATCGCGGCTGAGATGTTCGGTGATGCCGGCGTCGCGGTAAGCATCCAGGTCTTCGGTGCGGCCATCCCCTTCGCCGCGATAATGAACCTCGCGATCGGCGGAATTCGCGGTCAAAAGATCTCCCGCTTCCGCGTCTACGTGCGGAACCTCCTCCACCCGGCGTCCCGGTTTGCCCTCATCATCGTCGCAGTTTTTGTGGGTGCCGACCAAGCGGGTTTCGCGTTTGCCTATGCGATACCATTTGTGGTCGGGGCAGCCATCGCTTCGGTACTTTTCGAGCGAACGTTGCCCGAGGCCAGTGACTGGGACGGCGGACGAGAGCGGCTATCCGAGATCATTCGTTACTCCCTACCATTCACCGTCTCAGGGCTCGCATCTTTCGTTTACCGGTCCATCGACATCTTCCTCTTACTGTACTTCGTCGGGAGCACCGCCGTCGGGATCTACGGCGTCGCCTATGCGATGGCACAGATGATGGGTATGTTTTCAACCGCATTCAATTACCTCGGGACGCCCGTGTCGAGCGAACTTGAAAGCGAGAATCGACTTGACGAGGCGATCACAGTTCAACGGGGTGTCGCTCGGTGGTTGGCCATTGCGAGCACTACTGCGCTTATACCGATGGTCCTCTTTGCTGATGACCTAATTAGAATCATCTATCGTTCAGGATACTCCGAAGGAGGCCTAGCTCTTGCGATTCTAGCGGTCGGGTTCGCGTTAAAAAATGTACTATTGACGCATGGCCCACTGTTAGAAGCACTGGGACTTTCCAAGCTATCTGCAGTTAATACCACGTCAGCCGCCTTAGTCAACTTCGGACTCAATCTATGGCTCATACCACGGTATAGCTTTACTGGAGCTGCAATTGCGACGACAATTTCACTCTTCGTACTCGGCCTTCTACCAGTGATTGAGATTGCATATTATTCCGGTTCAACGGCAATTGGTTGGAATGTGATAGCACCGGTTGTCCTGGCCATCCCCATAGGTATTATAGCATTCATTGTCTCCTCACAGATACCTGCGACCATCCTATGGATTACTATATTTGGAGTTGGCTTCGCTGGATGCTATGGCGCCGCAATCATCGGTATATTGGGGTTCACTCCAACCGAGGTAATGATTCTGCATTCAATTCAAGATAAATATGTATCTGATAACACCATTATTAATAAGATACTCCAGAGATTCATTTGA
- a CDS encoding sulfatase produces the protein MKCQNALLITIDSLRADAVGSTRYGESVTPRLDEVIESGVQFTNAAANGSSTPSSFPSILTSTYPLMYGGYQYLNESRPFLAEHLSNEGFVTVAYHSNPHLGPNMNYDRGFDSFNDIGGDTNDSDMGLINRAKNYIEERIDNNSLLYSWLRRGWHLFSMSTGTAAYANATTITDNAIDWLEERDRDRRFFLWLHYMDVHYPFMPPRRHLQDLVADLPKNRQIARINGQMHENPEGLSDRDLLLDLYHGEVKYTDYEIGRLLDKLSEQGVLNETHVTITADHGESFGEHGYYGHHPNPYDELVRVPLIMNNPNSSHMGTVSDQVELADIGPTIYDSLNVSTPDAVQGDTVNKLLSDAGGRDDDDRVAICTGSPTTLASRTNRWKLIWWMDSDELELFDLRNDPKESEDVSTGNPEVVDRMKSILDDHLEEVEASEADNPNVSVSRDTKDRLRDLGYVE, from the coding sequence ATGAAGTGTCAGAACGCCCTTTTAATCACGATCGATAGTCTCAGAGCAGATGCAGTTGGGTCTACCCGATATGGCGAATCCGTAACTCCTCGTTTAGACGAGGTTATCGAGAGTGGCGTTCAATTCACAAATGCAGCTGCAAACGGTTCGAGCACGCCTTCGAGCTTCCCAAGCATCCTCACCAGCACATATCCATTGATGTATGGTGGGTATCAGTATCTCAATGAGTCTCGACCGTTTTTAGCTGAACATCTTTCCAATGAAGGATTTGTGACTGTAGCATACCACTCAAATCCGCATCTTGGTCCAAATATGAACTACGACCGGGGATTCGACAGTTTCAACGATATCGGGGGTGATACCAATGATTCTGATATGGGATTAATAAATCGGGCCAAAAACTATATCGAGGAACGGATCGATAACAATAGTTTGCTATATTCATGGCTCCGTCGAGGGTGGCACCTATTCTCTATGTCTACAGGAACAGCCGCTTATGCTAATGCCACGACGATTACCGATAATGCAATTGACTGGCTAGAAGAACGTGACAGAGATCGGCGATTCTTCTTGTGGTTACATTATATGGACGTACACTATCCATTCATGCCGCCGCGTCGGCATCTACAAGATCTCGTGGCAGATCTTCCTAAGAACCGACAAATAGCGAGAATTAATGGCCAAATGCACGAGAATCCGGAAGGGCTGTCGGATCGTGACCTGCTCCTCGACTTGTATCACGGTGAAGTAAAATATACTGACTATGAAATCGGTCGGCTACTTGATAAGCTCTCTGAACAGGGGGTGCTCAATGAGACTCATGTTACAATCACTGCTGACCACGGTGAGTCATTTGGTGAACACGGCTATTATGGTCATCATCCTAACCCCTACGATGAACTAGTCCGGGTCCCCCTCATTATGAATAATCCTAACTCCTCTCACATGGGGACCGTTTCCGACCAAGTCGAGCTGGCTGATATTGGGCCAACGATCTATGATTCTCTAAATGTGTCAACTCCAGATGCCGTGCAAGGTGATACAGTGAATAAGTTGCTCAGTGACGCGGGTGGCCGTGATGACGATGATAGGGTGGCAATCTGTACTGGCAGTCCGACCACTTTAGCAAGTAGAACGAACCGGTGGAAATTAATTTGGTGGATGGATTCCGATGAACTTGAATTGTTTGATCTGCGCAATGATCCTAAGGAGTCCGAGGATGTCTCCACGGGAAACCCTGAAGTAGTGGATAGAATGAAATCTATATTGGATGATCATTTAGAGGAAGTAGAGGCTAGCGAGGCTGATAACCCGAATGTTTCGGTATCCCGCGACACGAAGGATAGGCTCCGAGATTTGGGATACGTTGAGTAA
- a CDS encoding glycosyltransferase, translated as MDNSVRVGLVGGYRLPGNVRTLLYNIRKALDIAKTSFNCDLIGGSGIDDVDGYRMINPGLGNPGSARKKIIDLAQGLRRYVKNRSPDVLFQLTRFPTHGTAAAIAGSLTRTRTVVRVAGMDFEEFRFASTLSKQLQLFGLKNCISMIPTHLGDDVVALGPEGREALAHRLRHRNVHEVPQPVDTESFSPVSESTRAKIRSKLGMPLINEGRVFLTVGRVSRRKGAKTIQRTAAELAKGQDPIRWYVIGDGPLLDELEATPCVEPLGRLDHESLPDYYRAADIYVHPSLHEGLPNVLLEATACGTPSIARDVGECSLIATETFDQDNQLSKLLRRNYSSVTLDRQFTIEGLANAYETLLLGDLA; from the coding sequence ATGGATAATTCAGTTCGCGTAGGACTCGTTGGAGGATATCGTTTGCCTGGTAACGTCCGAACTCTCCTTTATAATATACGAAAAGCACTTGATATTGCAAAAACTTCATTTAATTGTGATTTAATTGGGGGGTCTGGAATCGATGATGTAGATGGCTACCGAATGATCAACCCCGGTCTTGGGAACCCGGGGAGTGCACGAAAGAAGATAATCGATCTGGCTCAAGGCCTCCGAAGATATGTCAAAAATCGGTCTCCTGACGTTCTATTCCAATTAACCCGTTTCCCAACACATGGAACGGCGGCGGCAATTGCCGGTTCGCTGACAAGAACAAGAACCGTAGTTAGAGTGGCGGGAATGGACTTCGAAGAATTCCGGTTTGCTTCAACACTTTCTAAGCAGCTGCAGCTATTTGGCCTCAAGAATTGCATCAGCATGATTCCAACACATCTCGGCGATGATGTTGTTGCCCTTGGCCCAGAAGGGCGTGAGGCACTCGCTCACAGGCTCCGACATAGGAACGTCCATGAAGTCCCACAGCCAGTAGACACCGAATCTTTCTCCCCAGTATCAGAATCAACGCGAGCTAAAATCCGGTCGAAACTAGGGATGCCCTTGATTAACGAAGGACGAGTGTTTCTTACAGTGGGCCGCGTGTCCCGGAGAAAAGGTGCAAAGACTATCCAGCGAACCGCTGCCGAACTAGCAAAAGGCCAAGACCCTATACGCTGGTACGTCATCGGGGACGGACCACTGCTGGATGAATTAGAAGCGACGCCGTGTGTTGAACCTTTAGGCAGATTGGACCATGAATCACTCCCCGATTACTATCGTGCGGCAGATATTTATGTTCATCCATCGCTACATGAAGGTCTTCCGAATGTGCTTTTAGAGGCTACAGCGTGTGGCACTCCGTCAATTGCGCGTGATGTTGGTGAATGCTCGCTCATCGCAACAGAGACATTTGATCAAGACAACCAGCTTTCAAAACTACTCCGAAGAAATTACAGTTCAGTCACGCTTGATCGCCAGTTTACTATCGAGGGGCTGGCGAACGCATATGAAACGCTACTTTTGGGGGACCTAGCTTGA
- a CDS encoding methyltransferase domain-containing protein — MDQMKDEKPNEAENVKVDLGGGKNPLDDHINVDLRKLPEVDIVATADDLPFADCTVDRIHANSLVPHIDNLNAAMDEWSRVLTEGGELELAATHANSTGIVADPDHYSWSWTSTTPGWYDIDSEWAYYSDTELQLEEVDVVGWLRPERWWIRPPSWLFGILIDWVSHEVADELIKLPFGGGRVRATWRKPK; from the coding sequence ATGGATCAAATGAAGGACGAGAAACCCAACGAAGCTGAGAATGTCAAAGTAGATCTTGGTGGAGGTAAAAATCCACTCGACGACCACATTAATGTAGATTTGAGAAAGTTGCCAGAAGTAGATATCGTCGCAACTGCGGATGATCTACCGTTCGCTGATTGTACCGTCGACCGGATCCATGCAAACTCTCTTGTCCCTCACATCGACAATCTCAATGCTGCCATGGATGAATGGTCGCGAGTGCTCACTGAAGGAGGTGAGCTTGAACTCGCCGCAACACATGCAAATAGTACTGGTATTGTTGCGGATCCGGATCACTATTCATGGAGTTGGACCTCAACCACACCAGGATGGTACGACATCGACAGTGAATGGGCATACTATAGTGATACCGAATTACAGCTCGAAGAGGTAGACGTAGTAGGCTGGCTACGTCCGGAACGTTGGTGGATTCGCCCGCCTTCATGGCTTTTTGGGATTCTGATTGATTGGGTGAGCCATGAAGTGGCGGATGAGTTGATAAAATTACCTTTCGGCGGTGGACGCGTTCGAGCTACTTGGAGGAAACCGAAATAA
- a CDS encoding sulfatase-like hydrolase/transferase, protein MSQLLNNDIVDDVRVDRVVLVLVDCLRFDAYQSSMPNLRRLANEHIEFSDHHSLGPMTPASVPALFQSRQPIEHGGAGMALREDIPSIAEVLSREGVNTAGWHSNTYVSAESGYSRGFDSYVDLGETGTENDEERSNRGDISEILARLNLQSVAESVLDALKRQGLIQWTNQPDAEEFFDKSMSWMNTGEQEFHYIHLMDPHFPYFPPASYRKENSKTLYNLNQLIQDDPSQIDHSELEILRSTYLQEVSYVDDRIAEFVDYLRSSGEWDSTALVITADHGELFRDKTPPSGMEDITHPSYCCEELIHVPLVIAGGGIPNNSISKVTSAEDVSPLICDLFGAEIPPEWDRDELFECPVAVSSSMHQREKGVTISEDFVHISVRSDQETILWWSNETPTEYYHRDNGEERVSHNEIDEKKLHSVCETVSLWADSIDEQTDIGGEVSERLRQLGYVED, encoded by the coding sequence ATGTCTCAACTTCTTAACAACGACATAGTGGATGACGTTCGAGTTGATCGTGTTGTATTGGTACTCGTAGACTGTTTGCGATTTGATGCTTATCAGTCATCGATGCCTAACCTCCGGAGACTTGCTAATGAACATATCGAATTTTCCGATCACCACTCTCTCGGCCCAATGACTCCCGCCAGCGTACCGGCCCTATTTCAATCACGTCAGCCCATCGAACATGGAGGGGCCGGAATGGCCCTACGTGAAGACATTCCATCGATTGCTGAGGTTCTTTCCAGAGAAGGTGTGAACACCGCAGGGTGGCACTCGAATACATACGTGTCTGCTGAATCCGGATATTCTCGAGGATTTGATTCATACGTCGACTTGGGCGAAACCGGCACCGAGAATGATGAAGAGAGATCAAACAGAGGGGATATCAGTGAAATCTTAGCTCGCCTCAATCTCCAAAGTGTCGCAGAGAGTGTTTTGGATGCTCTGAAACGACAAGGCCTTATCCAATGGACCAACCAACCGGATGCCGAGGAATTTTTCGATAAGTCGATGTCATGGATGAACACCGGTGAGCAAGAATTCCATTACATACATCTTATGGACCCTCACTTTCCATACTTTCCCCCGGCTTCATACCGCAAGGAGAACTCAAAGACTTTGTATAACCTCAATCAACTGATACAGGACGATCCGAGTCAAATTGATCATTCAGAATTGGAGATATTACGTTCAACGTATCTACAAGAGGTCTCCTACGTAGACGATAGGATAGCAGAGTTCGTAGATTATCTACGTTCGTCTGGCGAGTGGGATTCAACCGCATTAGTAATAACTGCAGATCACGGTGAATTATTCCGAGACAAGACACCTCCTAGCGGAATGGAAGATATCACACATCCAAGTTACTGCTGTGAAGAGCTTATTCACGTTCCTCTTGTCATCGCTGGAGGAGGAATACCAAACAACTCAATTTCTAAAGTTACAAGTGCTGAAGATGTTTCGCCGCTAATTTGTGATTTATTTGGAGCTGAAATCCCACCAGAGTGGGATCGCGATGAACTATTCGAATGTCCAGTGGCTGTCTCCTCTTCCATGCATCAACGTGAAAAAGGTGTAACCATCTCAGAGGACTTTGTTCATATTAGCGTTCGTTCGGACCAAGAAACAATCCTATGGTGGAGTAACGAAACCCCCACCGAGTATTATCACCGAGACAATGGGGAAGAGCGAGTTTCACATAATGAGATTGACGAAAAGAAACTTCATTCAGTATGTGAGACAGTATCATTGTGGGCAGACTCAATTGACGAGCAAACGGATATTGGAGGAGAAGTAAGTGAACGATTGAGACAACTTGGGTACGTCGAAGATTAA